A stretch of Leucobacter aridicollis DNA encodes these proteins:
- the murJ gene encoding murein biosynthesis integral membrane protein MurJ: protein MASALQRASAIMASGTMVSRILGFAKTMLLVYAIGNTLTLSGDAFANGNQLPNTIYMALAGGMLNAVLVPQIVKAAQGADGGRAYINKVLTLVSVALLAITTIVMIAAPSVVWLFTMAWEPEQRALAIAFAYWCLPQIVFYGWYTMLGEVLNAKKIFGPFTWSPALANVIAIIGTILFIVMFGADPDGNRAVTDWSPGAIGVLAGSATLGVVAQALILIVPWRKAGLSFKPDFRWRGVGLGQTGRLAGWGLASVTVLQLGGIVTSNIVNSASGEGPSLLAMNNAWLVFMLPHSVIAVSLMTAYFTQLAEHGQSGQLANYRDTFSSAARQVLLLMIFASVALFICAGYVSRVMLFGASADQVDSFADLLRAYSLGLAAYSMMFVIQRAFYALSDARTPFFFMSGQLVLLIVLTVPVGLVIDKALLGFAYALIWSGTTILQAIVAFWLLRRKVGGMGGRDLAASGTKNILAAIPAAVLGILVLALLANLLPASEGGVAIVRAIVEALVVTGIMGVAYFGVLLLLKSPEAHAVLRRVLKR, encoded by the coding sequence ATGGCATCCGCGCTCCAGCGCGCGAGCGCAATCATGGCGTCGGGCACCATGGTCTCGCGAATCCTCGGGTTCGCGAAGACCATGCTGCTCGTGTATGCGATTGGCAACACGCTCACCCTTTCGGGCGACGCGTTCGCGAACGGCAACCAGCTCCCGAACACGATCTACATGGCGCTCGCGGGCGGCATGTTGAACGCGGTGCTCGTCCCGCAGATCGTCAAGGCCGCGCAGGGCGCAGACGGCGGTCGGGCCTACATCAACAAGGTCCTCACGCTCGTCTCGGTCGCGCTGCTCGCGATCACGACCATCGTGATGATCGCCGCGCCGTCGGTCGTGTGGCTGTTCACCATGGCGTGGGAGCCGGAGCAGCGCGCGCTCGCGATCGCATTCGCGTACTGGTGCCTCCCGCAGATCGTGTTCTACGGCTGGTACACGATGCTCGGCGAAGTGCTCAACGCAAAGAAGATCTTCGGCCCGTTCACGTGGTCGCCAGCGCTCGCGAACGTTATCGCGATCATCGGCACGATCCTCTTCATCGTGATGTTCGGCGCCGACCCCGACGGCAACCGCGCGGTCACCGACTGGAGCCCCGGGGCGATCGGAGTGCTCGCCGGCAGTGCGACGCTTGGCGTTGTCGCGCAGGCGCTGATCCTGATCGTGCCGTGGCGCAAGGCGGGACTGAGCTTCAAGCCCGACTTCCGCTGGCGCGGCGTTGGGCTTGGCCAGACCGGGCGGCTCGCCGGCTGGGGCCTCGCCTCGGTGACGGTGCTGCAGCTCGGCGGCATCGTGACGAGCAATATCGTGAACTCGGCGTCGGGGGAGGGGCCGTCGCTCCTCGCGATGAACAACGCCTGGCTCGTGTTCATGCTCCCGCACTCGGTCATCGCCGTCTCGCTCATGACGGCATACTTCACACAGCTGGCCGAGCACGGCCAGAGCGGTCAGCTCGCGAACTATCGCGACACGTTCTCGAGCGCGGCTCGCCAGGTGCTGCTGCTCATGATCTTCGCGAGCGTCGCGCTGTTCATCTGCGCGGGGTACGTGAGCCGCGTGATGCTCTTCGGCGCGAGCGCCGATCAGGTCGACAGCTTCGCCGACCTGCTGCGCGCGTACTCGCTCGGGCTCGCGGCCTACAGCATGATGTTCGTCATTCAGCGCGCCTTCTATGCGCTCTCCGACGCACGCACCCCGTTCTTCTTCATGTCGGGCCAGCTCGTGCTGCTCATCGTGTTGACGGTTCCCGTTGGCCTGGTGATCGACAAGGCGCTGCTCGGTTTCGCCTACGCGCTCATTTGGTCGGGCACGACGATCCTGCAAGCGATTGTCGCGTTCTGGCTGCTGCGCCGCAAGGTCGGCGGCATGGGCGGGCGCGACCTCGCGGCGAGCGGCACGAAGAACATCCTCGCCGCGATCCCAGCCGCGGTGCTCGGTATTCTCGTGCTCGCGCTCCTCGCGAACCTGTTGCCTGCGAGCGAGGGCGGCGTCGCGATCGTTCGCGCGATCGTCGAGGCGCTCGTCGTCACCGGCATCATGGGCGTCGCATACTTTGGCGTGCTGCTCCTCCTGAAGTCGCCCGAGGCGCACGCCGTGCTCCGCCGGGTGCTCAAGCGGTAG
- a CDS encoding lipid II:glycine glycyltransferase FemX, which translates to MASLRFATAEEVGRWDELVELAPGGGEIWQSREYAEIKRHQRYTARYIVGDGFPATLVLEKKIPLLGRFWYVPAGPDVSVDALGTPMSASEYVDRGAALAEFARGEGVFLLKVEPRLLASDEAFATLRAAGYVPTAHVLPNVSTIILDISGDEDAIMAAFSSSTRTKIRKADKEGFDVRRVEATEENCRIMFDLLTGTAEEKFELRPYEYFRDFWQGFQAAGRGQLVLGYDGDAPVAGMFATALGQTSGYKDGASAKAKLPTGAMYRMQLEIIRWGKEQGATRHDLIGTPPSDRLDDKSHRLYGVGQYKLRLSKNVTDYVGTLDLPLSAAKVKIWNTVGDRIARRFTLATRGDVFY; encoded by the coding sequence GTGGCTTCACTCCGCTTTGCGACCGCAGAGGAAGTTGGCCGCTGGGACGAGCTCGTCGAGCTCGCCCCGGGCGGCGGCGAGATCTGGCAGAGCCGCGAGTACGCAGAGATCAAGCGCCATCAGCGCTACACCGCCCGCTACATTGTGGGCGACGGGTTCCCTGCGACGCTCGTGCTCGAAAAGAAGATCCCGCTACTCGGCCGCTTCTGGTATGTCCCGGCCGGCCCCGACGTCTCGGTGGATGCGCTTGGCACCCCCATGTCGGCGTCCGAGTACGTGGACCGGGGGGCAGCGCTCGCCGAGTTCGCGCGCGGCGAGGGCGTCTTCCTGCTGAAGGTCGAGCCGCGTCTGCTCGCGAGCGACGAGGCATTCGCGACGCTCCGAGCTGCCGGCTACGTGCCGACGGCGCACGTGCTGCCGAACGTCTCAACGATCATCCTCGACATCTCCGGTGACGAGGACGCGATCATGGCCGCGTTCTCGTCGAGCACGCGCACCAAGATCCGCAAGGCCGACAAGGAGGGCTTCGACGTCCGCCGCGTCGAGGCCACCGAGGAGAACTGCAGGATCATGTTCGACCTGCTCACCGGCACCGCCGAGGAGAAGTTCGAGCTGCGCCCGTACGAGTACTTCCGTGACTTCTGGCAGGGCTTCCAGGCCGCCGGCCGCGGCCAGCTCGTGCTCGGCTACGACGGCGACGCGCCGGTTGCGGGCATGTTCGCGACCGCGCTCGGTCAGACGAGCGGGTACAAAGACGGCGCCTCGGCGAAGGCCAAGCTGCCGACCGGTGCGATGTACCGGATGCAGCTTGAGATCATCAGGTGGGGCAAGGAGCAGGGCGCGACGCGCCACGACCTCATTGGCACCCCGCCGAGCGACAGGCTCGACGACAAGAGCCACCGGCTCTACGGCGTCGGCCAGTACAAGCTGCGGCTGTCGAAGAACGTGACCGACTACGTCGGCACGCTCGATCTTCCGCTGAGCGCAGCCAAGGTCAAGATCTGGAACACCGTGGGCGACCGAATCGCACGCCGATTCACGCTCGCGACCCGAGGGGACGTTTTCTACTAA
- a CDS encoding ribonuclease J produces the protein MPNPPYAPPKLKKGTLRITPLGGLGEVGRNMTVYEINGKLLVVDCGVLFPEEHQPGVDLILPDITQIEHRLQDIVAVVLTHGHEDHIGGVPYLLKRREDIPLVGSKLTLAFVEAKLKEHRIRPKSHLVAEGDRVKFGPFDLEFIAVNHSIPDALAVAIRTEAGMVIGTGDFKMDQLPLDGRITDLRAFARLGEEGVDLFMTDSTNAEVPGFTALEKDIGPVLERVIEKASGKVVVASFSSHVHRVQQVLDAASKNGRRVVLLGRSMVRNMKIAADLGFLDVPEGVLVDLKKSGDIPDHRIVYMSTGSQGEPMAVLSRMVNKEHQVEVGSGDTVILASSLIPGNENSVYRIINGLMKLGANVVHKGNAKVHVSGHASAGELMYCYNIVRPKNVMPIHGEYRHLIANAGVAIETGVPQNRTIIAENGTIVDLHDGVAREVGQLAIDFIYVDGKSVGKVTDDDLRDRRTLAEEGFISVITVVETTLGQIVSGPEIHAKGVAESDHVFDKIKPQVADAIEAAMKDGVTDQHALQQVVRRTVGRWVGTKLRRKAMIVPVVVVV, from the coding sequence GTGCCCAACCCCCCTTACGCCCCGCCCAAGCTCAAGAAGGGCACCCTACGCATTACGCCACTCGGCGGCCTCGGAGAGGTCGGCCGCAACATGACCGTCTACGAAATCAACGGCAAGTTGCTCGTGGTGGACTGCGGCGTACTCTTTCCCGAGGAGCACCAGCCAGGTGTCGACCTCATTCTGCCTGACATCACGCAGATCGAGCACCGCCTGCAGGACATCGTCGCGGTCGTGCTCACCCACGGCCACGAGGATCACATCGGCGGCGTCCCGTACCTGCTGAAGCGCCGAGAGGATATTCCCCTCGTCGGCTCGAAGCTGACCCTCGCGTTCGTCGAGGCGAAGCTGAAGGAGCACCGCATCCGCCCGAAGAGCCACCTCGTGGCCGAGGGCGATCGCGTGAAGTTCGGACCGTTCGACCTCGAGTTCATCGCGGTCAACCACTCGATCCCCGACGCGCTTGCCGTCGCGATCCGCACCGAGGCCGGCATGGTCATCGGCACGGGCGACTTCAAGATGGACCAGCTGCCGCTCGACGGCCGCATCACCGATCTTCGCGCGTTCGCGCGGCTCGGCGAAGAGGGCGTTGACCTCTTCATGACCGATTCGACGAACGCCGAGGTCCCGGGATTCACGGCGCTCGAGAAGGACATCGGCCCGGTCCTGGAGCGCGTCATCGAGAAGGCGAGCGGCAAGGTTGTTGTCGCGAGCTTCTCGAGCCACGTGCACCGCGTGCAGCAGGTGCTCGACGCGGCCTCGAAGAACGGCCGCCGCGTCGTGCTGCTTGGCCGCTCGATGGTCCGCAACATGAAGATTGCCGCCGATCTCGGGTTCCTCGATGTCCCCGAGGGCGTGCTCGTCGATCTCAAGAAGAGCGGCGACATTCCGGATCACCGCATCGTCTACATGTCCACCGGTTCGCAGGGCGAGCCGATGGCAGTGCTCAGCCGGATGGTGAACAAGGAGCACCAGGTCGAGGTCGGGTCTGGCGACACCGTGATCCTCGCATCGAGCCTCATCCCCGGCAACGAGAACTCGGTCTACCGCATCATCAACGGCCTCATGAAGCTCGGTGCGAACGTCGTCCACAAGGGCAACGCGAAGGTTCACGTGTCGGGGCACGCCTCAGCCGGTGAGCTGATGTACTGCTACAACATTGTGCGCCCGAAGAACGTCATGCCGATCCACGGCGAGTACCGCCACCTCATCGCGAACGCGGGCGTCGCCATCGAGACCGGTGTGCCGCAGAACCGCACGATCATTGCCGAGAACGGCACGATCGTCGACCTGCACGATGGCGTCGCGCGTGAGGTGGGCCAGCTCGCTATCGACTTCATCTACGTCGACGGCAAGAGCGTCGGCAAGGTGACCGACGACGACCTGCGCGACCGCCGCACGCTCGCGGAGGAGGGGTTCATCTCGGTGATCACCGTCGTCGAGACGACGCTCGGCCAGATCGTCTCCGGCCCGGAGATTCACGCGAAGGGCGTCGCCGAGTCCGACCACGTCTTCGACAAGATCAAGCCGCAGGTCGCCGACGCCATTGAGGCAGCGATGAAGGACGGCGTCACGGACCAGCACGCGCTGCAGCAGGTCGTGCGTCGCACGGTCGGCCGCTGGGTCGGCACCAAGCTCCGCCGCAAGGCGATGATCGTTCCCGTCGTGGTGGTGGTATAG
- the dapA gene encoding 4-hydroxy-tetrahydrodipicolinate synthase — translation MANVENPFGQVLVALITPFDSDGEVDWAATEQHIEDCIVSGADGIVVTGTTGETSTLTDPEKLKLVEVAKSVSSGRAKIITGGGSNETAHAIEMYKASERAGADGVMIVTPYYNKPTQAGLLTHFRMVADATDLPVILYDIPGRAGIPIKYETILRLAKHPNILAVKDAKGDLSEVSRVLNQTDLMYFSGDDPNVLPHLSIGATGLIGVTANIAAAPYRVIVDAVNAGDLHTARAAHQQLEPLVRAAMTHVPGTVAVKYILHGLGRISSPRVRLPLVGPEEWEAALIEDDLSLVRDVPGVDFSNFRPDRNAAAGGALPKIAGTTR, via the coding sequence GTGGCAAACGTAGAGAATCCTTTCGGGCAGGTGCTCGTCGCTCTCATCACCCCCTTCGACTCCGACGGTGAGGTTGATTGGGCTGCGACCGAACAGCACATTGAAGACTGCATCGTGAGTGGCGCTGACGGCATCGTCGTCACCGGCACCACGGGCGAGACCTCGACTCTTACGGACCCAGAAAAGCTGAAGCTCGTCGAGGTGGCCAAGTCGGTCAGCAGCGGACGAGCGAAGATCATCACCGGCGGTGGCTCGAACGAGACCGCGCACGCGATCGAGATGTACAAGGCGAGCGAGCGTGCCGGCGCAGACGGTGTGATGATCGTCACCCCGTACTACAACAAGCCGACCCAGGCGGGCCTGCTCACGCACTTCCGCATGGTGGCGGACGCGACCGACCTTCCCGTGATCCTGTACGACATCCCGGGGCGCGCGGGCATCCCGATCAAGTACGAGACGATCCTGCGGCTCGCGAAGCACCCGAACATCCTCGCCGTCAAGGACGCGAAGGGTGACCTCAGCGAGGTCAGCCGGGTGCTCAACCAGACCGACCTCATGTACTTCTCGGGCGATGACCCGAACGTGCTGCCGCACCTGTCGATCGGGGCGACCGGCCTTATCGGCGTGACCGCGAACATCGCCGCCGCGCCCTACCGTGTGATCGTTGACGCCGTCAACGCGGGCGATCTGCACACCGCGCGAGCCGCCCACCAGCAGCTTGAGCCCCTCGTCCGGGCCGCGATGACGCACGTGCCCGGCACGGTCGCGGTAAAGTACATCCTTCACGGCCTCGGCCGCATCTCAAGCCCGCGAGTCCGGCTTCCGCTTGTCGGGCCGGAGGAGTGGGAGGCCGCGCTCATCGAGGACGACCTGTCGCTCGTTCGCGACGTGCCGGGCGTCGACTTTTCAAACTTCAGGCCGGACCGCAACGCGGCTGCCGGCGGTGCTCTGCCCAAGATTGCAGGCACCACCCGCTAA
- a CDS encoding dihydrofolate reductase: MTTLGMIWAEARGGAIGRDGTMPWHLPEDLAHFKRVTLGAPVIMGRRTWESLPERFRPLPGRENVVVSRDPDLVIDGARTATTLAEAIRIAGGDRAWIMGGGQLYRDAMPLAHELVVTRIDMDVPDADTFAPNIGDDWALADGGAQLVAANGLGYRFERYERAQAR, from the coding sequence GTGACGACGCTCGGCATGATCTGGGCGGAGGCCCGCGGCGGCGCGATCGGCCGCGACGGCACGATGCCGTGGCACCTGCCGGAGGATCTCGCCCATTTCAAGCGCGTCACCCTCGGCGCGCCCGTCATCATGGGCCGGCGTACGTGGGAGTCGCTGCCTGAGCGCTTCCGCCCGCTGCCGGGGCGCGAGAATGTCGTGGTCTCGCGCGATCCTGATCTCGTCATCGACGGCGCCCGGACCGCGACCACGCTTGCGGAGGCGATTCGCATCGCGGGCGGCGATCGCGCCTGGATCATGGGCGGCGGCCAGCTGTACCGCGACGCCATGCCGCTCGCGCACGAGCTCGTGGTCACCCGCATCGACATGGACGTGCCAGACGCAGACACGTTCGCTCCCAACATCGGCGATGACTGGGCCCTCGCTGACGGGGGAGCGCAGCTTGTCGCGGCGAACGGGCTCGGGTACCGGTTCGAGCGCTACGAGCGCGCGCAGGCGCGATAG
- a CDS encoding thymidylate synthase, translating into MSAAAIPTPYEDLLREVLEHGTQKSDRTGTGTRSLFGKQLRFDLSESFPLITTKRVHFKSIAIELLWFLRGDSNIGYLTENGVSIWDEWADDEGELGPVYGVQWRSWPTPGGGHIDQISEIIEQIRTNPDSRRLIVSAWNVADIPDMALAPCHAFFQFYVADGKLSCQLYQRSADMFLGVPFNIASYALLTLMVAKQTGLEPGEFVWTGGDCHIYDNHVEQVTTQLERAPFPYPQMRIADRDSIFDYEYEDFEVVGYEHHPGIKAPVAV; encoded by the coding sequence ATGAGTGCAGCTGCGATTCCGACACCGTACGAGGACCTACTCAGGGAAGTGCTCGAACACGGCACGCAGAAGTCAGATCGCACCGGCACGGGCACCCGCAGCCTCTTCGGCAAGCAGCTCCGCTTCGACCTGTCAGAGTCGTTCCCGCTCATCACGACGAAGCGCGTCCACTTCAAGTCGATCGCGATTGAGCTGCTCTGGTTCCTCCGTGGCGACAGTAACATCGGCTATCTCACCGAGAACGGCGTGAGCATCTGGGACGAGTGGGCCGACGACGAGGGCGAGCTCGGGCCGGTCTACGGCGTGCAGTGGCGTTCCTGGCCCACCCCTGGCGGCGGCCACATCGACCAGATCTCCGAGATCATCGAGCAGATCCGCACCAACCCCGACTCCCGGCGCCTGATCGTGTCGGCCTGGAACGTCGCGGACATCCCCGACATGGCGCTCGCCCCGTGCCACGCCTTCTTCCAGTTCTACGTCGCGGACGGCAAACTCTCGTGCCAGCTCTACCAGCGCTCCGCGGACATGTTCCTTGGCGTGCCGTTCAACATCGCCTCGTACGCGCTGCTGACGCTCATGGTCGCGAAGCAGACTGGGCTTGAGCCCGGCGAGTTCGTGTGGACGGGCGGCGATTGCCATATCTACGACAACCACGTCGAGCAGGTGACGACGCAGCTTGAGCGCGCCCCGTTCCCGTACCCGCAGATGAGGATCGCCGACCGCGACTCGATCTTCGACTACGAGTACGAAGACTTCGAGGTCGTCGGCTACGAGCATCACCCCGGTATTAAGGCGCCGGTGGCGGTGTGA
- a CDS encoding APC family permease encodes MSKYDLGDADPATRTLDSVSGISKKGLESGTVGVMGALVIGLSVCAPAYTLTSAIGPAASEVGYQTPAIFLMGFIPMLLVAIGYRALNTAMPDSGTSFTWATRAFGPWIGWMAGWGLIAATVLVLSNLAGIAVEFLFQSIAIIVDNPDIALLSDNKFINIAVCLGFMAIATFISYRGMTSTKIFQYITVFFQVAVMLWFATAMFIGAADPANTEGRMPELSWFNPLEVSSFSAFAAGIAVSIFVYWGWDTVLTMGEETKKSKGRVSTESKAAMILVLILVVMYVGTAAATVAYAGIGDGPTGLGNTDIAENVFAALAHPVMGPAAIFLSLAILVSAMASINSTAISPARTLLAMSHYGAIPASIKKIHPKHKSPYVALFLSSIVASVFYAIMRFISEDVLWDTITALGMMVCFYYGITALASTWYFRKQAPREGFGSLLSKVILPGLGGLLLLVVFVQTTIDSLDPAAGSGSSIGGIGLVGLIGIVMLGLGVVLMIIQSRFSPRFFKGQVLSTADATNDTSAMELFDDGLDG; translated from the coding sequence ATGAGTAAATACGACCTCGGCGACGCCGACCCGGCTACCCGAACACTCGATTCAGTTTCGGGTATCAGTAAGAAGGGTCTCGAATCCGGCACCGTGGGTGTGATGGGCGCGCTCGTCATCGGTCTTTCGGTCTGTGCCCCCGCGTACACGCTGACCTCGGCGATCGGCCCCGCCGCGAGCGAGGTCGGCTACCAGACTCCCGCAATCTTCCTCATGGGCTTCATTCCGATGCTGCTCGTGGCGATCGGCTACCGCGCGCTGAACACGGCGATGCCCGACTCGGGAACCTCGTTCACCTGGGCGACACGCGCATTCGGGCCCTGGATCGGCTGGATGGCCGGCTGGGGCCTCATCGCTGCCACCGTGCTTGTGCTCTCGAACCTCGCCGGCATCGCGGTCGAGTTCCTGTTCCAATCGATCGCGATCATCGTTGATAACCCCGACATCGCGCTGCTGTCGGATAACAAGTTCATCAACATCGCCGTCTGCCTCGGCTTCATGGCGATTGCGACCTTCATCTCGTACCGCGGCATGACCTCGACGAAGATCTTCCAGTACATCACCGTGTTCTTCCAGGTTGCGGTCATGCTCTGGTTCGCGACCGCGATGTTCATCGGCGCGGCTGACCCGGCAAACACCGAGGGCCGCATGCCCGAGCTGTCGTGGTTCAACCCGCTCGAGGTCTCGAGCTTCAGCGCATTCGCCGCGGGCATCGCCGTCTCGATCTTCGTGTACTGGGGCTGGGACACCGTGCTCACGATGGGCGAGGAGACCAAGAAGTCGAAGGGCCGCGTCTCGACCGAGAGCAAGGCCGCGATGATCCTCGTGCTCATCCTCGTCGTCATGTACGTCGGCACCGCGGCGGCGACCGTCGCCTACGCCGGGATTGGCGACGGCCCCACGGGCCTCGGCAACACCGACATCGCAGAGAACGTCTTCGCTGCGCTCGCGCACCCCGTGATGGGCCCGGCCGCGATCTTCCTGTCGCTCGCGATCCTCGTCTCGGCGATGGCATCGATCAACTCGACCGCGATCTCGCCGGCGCGTACGCTGCTCGCGATGTCGCACTACGGTGCGATCCCCGCGTCGATCAAGAAGATCCACCCGAAGCACAAGTCGCCCTACGTTGCGCTGTTCCTCTCCTCGATCGTCGCGTCGGTCTTCTACGCGATCATGCGCTTCATCAGCGAGGACGTGCTGTGGGATACCATCACCGCCCTCGGCATGATGGTCTGCTTCTACTACGGCATCACGGCGCTCGCGAGCACCTGGTACTTCCGCAAGCAGGCGCCGCGTGAGGGCTTCGGCTCGCTGCTGTCCAAGGTGATCCTCCCCGGCCTCGGCGGGCTCCTGCTGCTCGTCGTGTTCGTGCAGACCACGATCGACAGCCTTGACCCGGCGGCCGGCTCCGGCAGCAGCATCGGCGGCATCGGCCTCGTCGGGCTCATCGGCATCGTGATGCTCGGCCTCGGCGTCGTGCTCATGATCATCCAGTCGCGCTTCTCGCCTCGCTTCTTCAAGGGCCAGGTACTGAGCACCGCTGATGCGACGAACGACACGTCGGCCATGGAGCTCTTCGACGACGGGCTCGACGGCTAA